From Anoplopoma fimbria isolate UVic2021 breed Golden Eagle Sablefish chromosome 11, Afim_UVic_2022, whole genome shotgun sequence, one genomic window encodes:
- the tecra gene encoding very-long-chain enoyl-CoA reductase codes for MDVLALEAKSVNGAEPEKKSSSRPKPKPPKKAKRIVYFEVEIVDLKTKEKLLLLDKVEPTATVLDIKALFHKSYPKWYPARQSLRLDPKAKCLRDEEILQTLPVGTTASFYFRDLGPQLTWGTVFLTECVGPLIIYLMFYFHLPFIYSPKYDFTSSKHWVVHLACICHSFHYIKRILETLCVHRISHGTMPLKNIFKNCGYYWCTAAWMAYYINHPLYTTPFYGEQQVNTGLYIFLFCQIGNFSIHVALRNLKPPGSKVKKIPYPTKNPFTWMFWLVSCPNYTYEVGSWIGFTVMTQCVPVAFFTLVAFIQMTVWAKGKHGGYLKEFRDYPTLRSSILPFIL; via the exons ATGGATGTACTCGCTTTAGAGGCAAAGAGTGTAAATGGAGCAGAACCTGAGAAGAAGTCTTCATCGAGGCCAAAACCGAAACCTCCCAAAAAGGCCAAAAGGATTGTTTACTTTGAGGTGGAGATCGTGGATTTAAAGACTAAAGagaaactgctgctgctggataaG GTGGAGCCAACGGCCACTGTTTTGGATATCAAAGCTTTATTTCACAAATCAT ATCCAAAGTGGTATCCAGCCAGACAATCACTGCGTTTGGATCCAA AGGCAAAGTGTCTCAGAGATGAAGAAATTCTGCAGACACTTCCTGTGGGAACCACAGCCAGCTTTTACTTCAGGGATCTAGGACCTCAGCTCACATGGGGAACG GTGTTCCTGACAGAGTGTGTTGGCCCACTGATCATATACCTAATGTTCTACTTCCACCTTCCCTTCATCTACTCTCCGAAATATGACTTCACCAGCAGCAAGCACTGGGTCGTTCA CTTGGCCTGCATATGTCACTCCTTTCACTACATCAAGAGGATCCTGGAGACACTGTGTGTCCACCGTATCTCCCATGGGACCATGCCtctcaaaaacatatttaag AACTGTGGCTATTACTGGTGCACTGCAGCTTGGATGGCGTACTACATTAACCACCCTCTCTATACCACGCCCT TTTACGGGGAGCAGCAGGTGAATACAGGACTTTACATTTTCTTG TTTTGTCAAATTGGGAATTTTTCCATCCACGTTGCACTTCGTAACCTCAAACCACCAG ggtcaaaggtcaagaagATTCCTTACCCAACAAAAAATCCCTTCACATGGATGTTTTGGCTGGTGTCCTGTCCGAACTACACATATGAG GTTGGCTCCTGGATCGGCTTCACAGTGATGACACAGTGTGTGCCTGTGGCTTTCTTCACTCTTGTGGCCTTCATCCAGATGACTGTGTGGGCCAAAGGCAAACACGGCGGCTACTTAAAGGAGTTCAGAGATTATCCGACCCTGCGCTCCTCCATTCTCCCCTTCATCCTGTAG